A genomic stretch from Cloacibacterium caeni includes:
- a CDS encoding 4-alpha-glucanotransferase, whose product MKLYFTINYGTEFGQRLAIQVSEGKNVKTHDLHFSDNRNWKGEIDFFSKSIEYKYLVLDANNQIINEEICHHRLNFVNNFQEYNIYDVWNNKNFPENYLNNKILQNKLGDFKAEKVAVLKKHTHHFRIEAPLYSPDWKMVILGNNEALGKWNYADAPKMAQTSVGVWELAVDLKKQKEFVQYKYGIFDEKKGEFIAVEYGENRLAFPNQDAEVLQVHADHYFRFNAEQLYKAAGVAIPVFSLRSESGFGVGEFTDIKKLADWAHKTNLSIIQILPINDTTANYSWTDSYPYAAISVYALHPQYLSLENLQFSIPENLKIEYKHKKDELNAEKFVDYEQMISGKWKFIKAVFEENKSEILKDKDFLKFLKENADWLKPYAAFCVLRDKNNTPNFNNWKTHKKYVAGKISQFFDAKHAEFESVMLHSWVQYQLHLQLKDAVDYTHGLGISLKGDLPIGIYRFSADAWTEPELFGMDFQAGAPPDEFSDLGQNWEFPTYNWEVMKENNYDWWKKRFNVIARYFDAMRIDHILGFFRIWRMPMTATQGILGYFYPAVPVTLQEFSARHIPFNYDRYCRPFINDQILWDNFGYEKEVIAEHFLYQENGVYHFKPEYDSQRKLVDYFKTHPRDWMEEKLISLAANVLFLTENNGEDIVYHPRFNIQKTSSYQHLSDWEKNALHELYIDYFFRRQDGLWREKAMEKLPMLLSATDMLICGEDLGLVPDCVPGVMDALGITALKVQRSPKEDVPYYNPQNAGYMNVVTASSHDSSTLRQWWKENRELTQNYYNNQLNQYGTAPSELLPELAEIIMKQHLHSQAMLAIFPIQEYFATDYEIVNPYADDERINNPAVFPHYWRYRMHIALEDLLQKEHFNDKIAQFVSESNRQ is encoded by the coding sequence ATGAAATTATATTTCACTATTAATTATGGAACTGAGTTTGGGCAGAGGTTAGCCATTCAAGTTTCTGAAGGGAAAAATGTGAAAACACATGACCTTCATTTCTCCGATAATAGAAATTGGAAGGGCGAAATCGATTTTTTCTCTAAATCTATAGAATACAAATATTTGGTTCTAGATGCTAATAATCAAATCATTAATGAGGAGATTTGCCATCATAGATTGAATTTTGTGAATAATTTCCAAGAGTATAACATTTACGATGTCTGGAACAATAAAAATTTCCCTGAAAACTATCTCAATAATAAAATTCTTCAAAATAAACTAGGAGATTTCAAAGCAGAGAAAGTTGCAGTTCTTAAAAAACATACGCATCATTTTAGAATAGAAGCTCCGCTGTATTCGCCTGATTGGAAAATGGTGATTTTGGGAAATAATGAAGCTTTGGGTAAATGGAATTATGCAGACGCTCCAAAAATGGCTCAAACTTCTGTTGGCGTTTGGGAATTGGCGGTAGATTTAAAAAAACAAAAAGAATTTGTACAGTATAAATACGGGATTTTCGACGAGAAAAAAGGTGAATTTATTGCAGTAGAATACGGCGAAAACAGATTGGCTTTCCCGAATCAAGATGCTGAAGTTTTGCAAGTTCACGCAGATCATTATTTCAGATTTAATGCCGAACAATTATACAAAGCAGCTGGAGTTGCCATTCCTGTTTTCAGTTTAAGAAGCGAAAGCGGTTTTGGAGTTGGTGAGTTTACCGATATTAAAAAATTAGCAGATTGGGCTCATAAAACCAATCTTTCTATCATTCAGATTTTACCAATTAATGATACTACCGCTAATTACAGTTGGACAGATTCTTATCCTTATGCGGCGATTTCGGTGTATGCATTGCATCCTCAGTATTTGAGTTTAGAAAATTTACAATTTTCAATTCCAGAAAATTTAAAAATAGAATATAAGCACAAAAAAGATGAATTAAATGCTGAAAAGTTTGTGGATTATGAACAAATGATTTCAGGAAAATGGAAATTCATCAAAGCTGTTTTTGAAGAAAATAAATCTGAAATTCTCAAAGACAAAGATTTCTTGAAATTCTTGAAAGAAAATGCAGATTGGCTGAAACCTTATGCTGCTTTTTGTGTTTTAAGAGATAAAAATAACACTCCGAATTTCAACAATTGGAAAACGCATAAAAAATACGTTGCAGGAAAAATTTCTCAATTTTTTGATGCAAAACATGCCGAATTTGAAAGCGTAATGCTTCATTCTTGGGTGCAATACCAGTTGCATTTACAGTTAAAAGACGCTGTAGATTACACCCACGGTTTAGGAATTTCTTTGAAAGGAGATTTGCCAATCGGTATTTACAGATTTTCTGCTGATGCGTGGACAGAACCAGAACTTTTTGGAATGGATTTTCAAGCGGGAGCACCACCTGATGAATTTTCTGATTTAGGTCAAAACTGGGAATTCCCAACTTATAATTGGGAAGTGATGAAAGAAAACAATTACGATTGGTGGAAAAAACGTTTTAACGTAATTGCGCGCTATTTTGATGCGATGAGAATAGACCATATTCTAGGATTTTTCAGAATTTGGAGGATGCCAATGACTGCTACCCAAGGAATTTTAGGGTATTTCTATCCGGCAGTTCCTGTGACTTTGCAAGAGTTTTCGGCAAGACATATTCCGTTTAATTATGATAGATATTGCAGACCTTTTATCAATGACCAAATTCTTTGGGATAATTTCGGTTACGAAAAAGAGGTTATTGCAGAACATTTCTTGTATCAAGAAAATGGAGTGTATCATTTCAAACCAGAATATGATTCGCAAAGAAAATTAGTAGATTATTTTAAAACTCATCCTAGAGATTGGATGGAAGAAAAACTGATTTCACTTGCTGCGAATGTATTATTCTTAACCGAAAATAACGGTGAAGATATTGTTTATCACCCAAGATTTAATATTCAAAAAACATCTTCATATCAACATCTTTCTGATTGGGAAAAGAATGCATTGCATGAATTGTATATCGATTATTTCTTCAGAAGACAAGACGGACTTTGGCGTGAAAAAGCCATGGAAAAATTACCAATGCTGCTTTCTGCAACAGATATGTTAATTTGCGGTGAAGATTTAGGTTTGGTTCCAGATTGTGTTCCTGGTGTGATGGATGCTTTAGGAATTACAGCATTAAAAGTTCAGCGTTCACCAAAAGAAGATGTTCCATATTATAATCCTCAAAATGCAGGTTATATGAACGTAGTTACGGCATCTTCTCACGACAGTTCTACATTACGACAATGGTGGAAAGAAAACAGAGAACTTACGCAGAATTACTATAATAATCAGCTTAATCAATACGGAACTGCACCTTCAGAACTTCTTCCAGAATTGGCAGAAATTATTATGAAACAGCATTTACATTCTCAAGCGATGTTAGCAATTTTCCCAATTCAAGAGTATTTTGCTACAGATTATGAAATTGTAAATCCTTATGCAGATGACGAGAGAATCAATAATCCAGCGGTTTTCCCTCATTATTGGAGATACAGAATGCATATTGCACTAGAAGATTTATTACAAAAAGAACATTTTAATGATAAAATTGCACAGTTTGTAAGTGAATCAAACAGACAATAA
- the fabF gene encoding beta-ketoacyl-ACP synthase II produces MELKRVVVTGFGAITPIGNNAQEYWENLVKGVSGAAPITLFDSTNFKTKFACEVKNFNPLDHFEKKEAKKMDRNTQLGVVAAREAVSHSRIIEDQVDKNRVGVIWGSGIGGLETFETEVLGWAKSEGIPRFNPFFIPKMIADITPGHVSMEYGFHGPNYTTVSACASSTNALIDAKMLLQLGKADVIVCGGSEAAVTASGMGGFNSMMALSTRNDDYKTASRPFDKDRDGFVLGEGAGCIILEEYEHAKKRGATIYAELAGGGLSADAYHMTAPHPEGLGAYLVMKNCLEDAGVTPDEVDHINMHGTSTPLGDIAESNAIVKLLGEHAFDIQINSTKSMTGHLLGAAGVIEAIAALGTILHGIVPPTINHFTDDENIDGRLDFTFNNAVKKDVKIAMSNTFGFGGHNACVLFKKL; encoded by the coding sequence ATGGAATTGAAGAGAGTTGTAGTAACAGGATTTGGTGCAATTACACCAATTGGTAATAATGCTCAAGAGTATTGGGAAAACCTTGTAAAAGGTGTAAGTGGCGCTGCTCCTATCACTCTCTTCGATTCTACTAACTTCAAAACAAAATTTGCTTGTGAGGTAAAAAACTTCAATCCTTTAGATCATTTCGAGAAAAAGGAAGCAAAAAAAATGGACCGAAACACTCAACTCGGTGTGGTGGCAGCTCGTGAAGCTGTTTCACATTCTAGAATTATCGAAGATCAAGTAGATAAAAACAGAGTGGGTGTAATCTGGGGCTCAGGAATTGGAGGTTTAGAAACTTTCGAAACCGAAGTTCTAGGCTGGGCAAAATCTGAAGGAATACCTAGATTTAATCCTTTCTTCATTCCAAAAATGATTGCGGATATTACTCCGGGTCATGTTTCTATGGAATACGGTTTTCATGGACCTAATTACACTACAGTTTCAGCGTGTGCATCTTCTACAAACGCGTTGATTGATGCAAAAATGCTTCTCCAATTAGGAAAAGCAGACGTAATAGTATGTGGAGGTTCAGAAGCTGCTGTTACCGCATCTGGAATGGGAGGATTTAATTCTATGATGGCTCTTTCTACAAGAAATGATGATTATAAAACTGCTTCTAGACCATTTGACAAAGACAGAGATGGATTTGTACTAGGAGAAGGTGCAGGTTGTATCATCCTTGAAGAGTATGAACATGCTAAAAAACGTGGCGCTACCATTTACGCAGAACTTGCAGGTGGTGGTTTAAGTGCAGATGCATATCATATGACTGCACCTCATCCAGAAGGATTAGGCGCTTATCTAGTGATGAAAAATTGTTTAGAAGACGCTGGTGTAACTCCAGATGAAGTAGACCACATCAATATGCATGGTACCTCTACTCCATTAGGAGACATTGCCGAATCTAATGCAATTGTTAAACTATTAGGCGAGCATGCATTTGATATTCAAATAAACTCTACTAAATCTATGACTGGTCACCTTCTTGGTGCAGCTGGTGTAATAGAAGCTATAGCAGCGTTAGGAACTATTTTACATGGTATTGTTCCTCCTACCATTAACCATTTTACTGATGACGAAAACATAGACGGCAGATTAGATTTTACATTTAATAATGCCGTGAAAAAAGATGTAAAAATTGCCATGAGTAACACCTTTGGTTTCGGAGGTCACAATGCTTGCGTTCTATTCAAGAAATTATAA
- a CDS encoding glycosyltransferase family protein, translating into MKILYAIQGTGNGHVSRAREIIPILKKYGELDILISGTQADVNLDEEIKYQFKGFGFDFGTKGGIDYRGSFRKADFSQLIKDIRNLPVKDYDLVINDFEPVTAWSCKLRGKKSVALSHQSAFLSPKTPIISGIHLGAIILKNYAPATDKVGFHFERYDDFIRTPVIRSEIRNLKPENLGHYTVYLPAYSDEFILKKLSKHPGQKFQVFSKHTREDYSQENVEVYKVNNKKFNQSLAKSEGLLTGGGFEGPAEALFLGKKLLCVPMFHQYEQQCNALAAEKMGATVIWSEKEFDQKLNHWLKNAEPIQVNFPDETEEVIKNLIEKYS; encoded by the coding sequence ATGAAAATTTTATACGCGATTCAAGGAACAGGAAACGGACATGTTTCCAGAGCGAGAGAAATTATTCCCATCCTCAAAAAATATGGTGAACTTGATATTCTTATCAGTGGAACTCAAGCCGATGTAAATTTAGATGAAGAAATAAAATATCAGTTCAAAGGTTTCGGATTTGATTTCGGAACCAAAGGTGGAATAGATTATAGAGGCAGTTTCCGAAAAGCAGATTTTTCACAATTAATAAAAGATATTAGAAATCTCCCTGTGAAAGATTATGATCTGGTGATTAATGATTTTGAACCTGTTACCGCTTGGTCTTGTAAACTGAGAGGGAAAAAATCGGTTGCGCTGAGTCATCAATCAGCATTTCTGTCTCCTAAAACGCCTATTATTTCTGGAATTCATCTGGGTGCAATCATTCTCAAAAATTACGCGCCAGCTACTGATAAAGTTGGATTTCACTTCGAGCGATATGATGATTTTATCAGAACCCCTGTGATTCGTTCGGAAATAAGGAATTTAAAACCAGAAAATTTAGGACATTACACGGTTTATCTTCCTGCGTATTCAGATGAATTTATTTTGAAAAAATTGTCAAAACATCCAGGCCAAAAGTTTCAAGTTTTTTCTAAACATACTCGCGAAGATTATTCTCAAGAAAATGTAGAAGTTTACAAAGTGAATAATAAAAAATTTAATCAATCTTTAGCAAAATCCGAAGGATTATTAACTGGTGGCGGTTTTGAAGGTCCCGCTGAAGCTTTATTCTTGGGCAAAAAACTTCTGTGTGTGCCTATGTTTCATCAGTATGAACAGCAATGCAATGCTTTGGCTGCCGAAAAAATGGGAGCAACTGTGATTTGGAGTGAGAAAGAATTTGACCAAAAATTAAATCATTGGCTCAAAAATGCAGAACCCATTCAAGTCAATTTTCCTGATGAAACAGAAGAAGTTATTAAAAACCTCATCGAAAAATACAGCTAA
- the cysS gene encoding cysteine--tRNA ligase produces the protein MQLKIYNSLSAEKEIFTPINGNKVGMYVCGPTVYSNVHLGNVRTFMNFDFIYRSLKHLGYDVRYVRNITDAGHLTDDGDVNNDRFVKQSRLEKLEPMEIVQKYTVDFHKVLEKFNLLPPTIEPTATGHIIEQIELTKDLIEKGLAYESNGSVYFDVRAYNEKGGNYGELSKRNIDELFANTRDLDGQNEKKNPQDFALWKKASPEHIMKWISPWGEGFPGWHLECTAMSTKYLGEQFDIHGGGMDLKFPHHECEIAQGKGCNGVSPVKYWMHANMLTMNGQRMSKSTGNYILPHQLISGENDFFEKPFHPTVVRFNFLQAHYRSVLDISNEAMLASEKGFQRLMESLKTLSAIGYQQSAESGKQKAESDFNLNSWKQKCYDALNDDFNSPILISHLFEAVSFIFKLKDGKENITSEDLEELKTLMNAFVFDVLGLQNIEENNNSKLDQTLQVLIELRNQARKAKNFELSDQIRDKLLEQGIELKDGREGTSYVLN, from the coding sequence ATGCAACTTAAAATATACAACTCGCTTTCTGCGGAAAAAGAAATTTTCACACCTATTAACGGCAACAAAGTAGGAATGTACGTTTGTGGACCTACCGTTTACAGCAATGTGCACTTAGGAAATGTGAGAACTTTTATGAATTTCGACTTCATTTATAGAAGCTTGAAACATTTGGGGTATGATGTTCGTTACGTAAGAAATATTACAGATGCAGGGCATTTAACAGACGATGGAGATGTAAATAACGACCGTTTCGTGAAGCAATCTCGCCTCGAAAAACTAGAACCTATGGAAATTGTGCAAAAATATACCGTAGATTTTCATAAAGTTTTAGAGAAATTTAATCTTTTGCCTCCAACGATTGAGCCAACTGCAACTGGTCACATTATCGAACAAATAGAACTCACCAAAGATTTAATCGAAAAAGGATTAGCTTATGAAAGCAACGGTTCTGTTTACTTTGATGTTCGTGCTTACAACGAAAAAGGTGGAAATTATGGTGAACTTTCTAAAAGAAATATCGACGAACTTTTTGCCAATACCCGCGATTTAGATGGGCAAAACGAAAAGAAAAATCCACAAGATTTTGCCCTTTGGAAAAAAGCAAGTCCAGAACATATTATGAAATGGATTTCACCTTGGGGAGAAGGTTTCCCAGGTTGGCATCTTGAATGTACAGCAATGAGTACCAAATATTTAGGAGAACAATTCGATATTCACGGAGGAGGAATGGATTTGAAATTTCCGCACCACGAATGCGAAATTGCACAAGGAAAAGGTTGCAACGGTGTTTCGCCAGTGAAATATTGGATGCACGCGAATATGTTGACCATGAACGGACAAAGAATGAGTAAATCTACAGGAAACTACATTCTTCCGCATCAATTAATTTCTGGTGAAAATGATTTTTTTGAAAAACCATTTCATCCAACTGTAGTTCGTTTTAATTTTTTACAAGCACATTACAGAAGCGTTCTTGATATTTCAAACGAAGCGATGTTGGCTTCAGAAAAGGGATTTCAACGATTGATGGAATCTTTGAAAACGCTATCAGCAATCGGCTATCAGCAATCGGCAGAAAGCGGAAAGCAGAAAGCAGAAAGCGATTTTAATCTAAATTCATGGAAACAAAAATGCTATGATGCTTTGAATGACGATTTCAATTCGCCAATTTTAATTTCTCATCTTTTTGAAGCAGTAAGTTTTATTTTTAAACTGAAAGATGGAAAAGAAAATATTACTTCTGAAGATTTAGAAGAATTAAAAACCTTGATGAATGCTTTTGTGTTTGATGTTCTAGGCTTACAAAATATTGAAGAAAATAATAATTCAAAACTGGACCAAACATTACAAGTGCTCATAGAACTCAGAAATCAAGCCAGAAAAGCCAAAAATTTTGAACTTTCTGACCAAATTCGTGATAAGTTATTAGAACAAGGCATAGAACTGAAAGACGGAAGAGAAGGAACTTCTTATGTTTTAAATTAA
- a CDS encoding acyl carrier protein: protein MSDITSRVKAIIADKLDVEETEVTPEASFTNDLGADSLDTVELIMEFEKEFNIQIPDDQAEKITTVGHAIAYIEEVIKQ, encoded by the coding sequence ATGTCAGACATTACATCAAGAGTAAAAGCTATCATCGCAGATAAGCTAGACGTGGAAGAAACAGAAGTAACTCCTGAAGCAAGCTTCACTAATGATTTAGGTGCAGATTCTTTAGATACTGTAGAATTAATTATGGAATTTGAAAAAGAATTCAACATTCAGATTCCTGATGATCAGGCAGAAAAAATCACTACTGTAGGTCACGCAATCGCTTATATTGAAGAAGTTATCAAACAATAA
- the folE gene encoding GTP cyclohydrolase I FolE yields MSNFFENDDDVFTGKDHTPLREDAFVKTPEEKIKIIEEKFAEIMHTLGLDMTDDSLKDSPKRVAKMYVNEIFGGLLPENKPGISTFSNKYKYRQMLVEKDITVYSFCEHHFLPIIGKAHVAYISNGDVIGLSKINRIVDYYAKRPQVQERLTMQIVDALKEALGTKDVACIIDAKHLCVNCRGIKDTASSTITAELSGIFRTNPITRQEFLHYVGSHAKLD; encoded by the coding sequence ATGAGTAACTTTTTTGAAAACGATGATGATGTTTTTACAGGCAAAGACCATACTCCGCTTCGTGAGGATGCTTTCGTAAAGACTCCAGAAGAAAAAATAAAAATTATAGAAGAAAAGTTTGCAGAGATTATGCACACTTTGGGTCTTGATATGACCGATGACTCCCTTAAAGATTCACCAAAACGTGTTGCTAAGATGTATGTAAATGAAATTTTTGGTGGACTTTTGCCAGAAAACAAACCGGGGATTTCTACTTTCAGCAATAAATATAAGTATAGACAGATGCTGGTAGAGAAAGATATTACCGTGTATTCTTTCTGTGAGCATCATTTTTTACCCATTATTGGCAAAGCGCACGTTGCTTATATTTCAAACGGAGACGTAATCGGGCTTTCTAAAATCAATAGAATTGTAGATTATTACGCAAAACGTCCGCAAGTTCAGGAAAGATTAACAATGCAGATTGTAGATGCTTTAAAAGAAGCACTGGGAACGAAAGATGTAGCTTGTATTATTGATGCAAAACACCTTTGCGTAAATTGTAGAGGAATAAAAGATACCGCAAGTTCTACCATTACTGCAGAATTGAGCGGGATTTTTAGAACCAATCCAATTACCAGACAAGAGTTCTTGCATTACGTAGGAAGTCATGCGAAATTGGATTAA